A region from the Desulfuribacillus alkaliarsenatis genome encodes:
- a CDS encoding A24 family peptidase gives MWLNAVLIITLVICVVTDIRSRKIYNKVLLPALIITLIIHIVMTGWEGLTFALMGLFTGLLILIIPYMMGGIGAGDVKLLALIGAIKGVSFVINTALFMAIFGAIIAIMIMLFRKGFVQRLKAIGYFIGSLRLGLKTPIWVNRKNHQLTYPYGVAIALGAIISLFGNGWF, from the coding sequence ATGTGGTTAAATGCAGTACTTATAATTACATTAGTAATTTGTGTAGTGACAGATATTCGTAGTCGCAAAATATATAATAAAGTTCTCCTTCCAGCACTGATTATTACACTTATTATCCACATTGTTATGACAGGCTGGGAAGGATTAACTTTTGCACTAATGGGCTTATTTACAGGACTACTAATACTTATAATACCATATATGATGGGCGGCATAGGTGCAGGTGATGTCAAATTACTAGCACTTATTGGAGCCATAAAAGGAGTATCATTTGTAATAAATACAGCATTATTTATGGCTATTTTTGGGGCAATTATTGCAATTATGATAATGCTCTTTAGAAAAGGTTTTGTACAAAGATTGAAGGCAATTGGATATTTCATCGGTAGTTTACGCTTAGGGTTGAAGACTCCTATCTGGGTAAATCGCAAGAATCATCAGCTCACTTATCCATATGGGGTAGCAATTGCCCTTGGAGCAATTATTAGTTTATTCGGAAATGGGTGGTTCTAA
- a CDS encoding hydrolase: protein MLDKDNTVLVVVDVQGKLAQSMFDKENLFINLQKLIKGAQILEIPIIVVEQYPEGLGATVDEVKGLFADWQPIEKHCYSCCENEDFINRLLAVNKNQVLLAGIETHICIYQTAVDLLSKNFDVEVVIDAVSSRTEANKNAGIEKIVSLGASFTTVEMALFELLKVSKGDKFKELLKVIK from the coding sequence ATGCTAGATAAAGATAATACTGTTTTAGTAGTAGTTGATGTACAGGGTAAGCTAGCACAATCAATGTTTGACAAGGAAAACCTATTTATTAACTTACAAAAGCTTATCAAAGGTGCACAGATTTTGGAAATACCAATCATAGTAGTAGAACAATATCCAGAAGGGTTAGGCGCTACGGTTGATGAAGTTAAAGGATTATTTGCAGATTGGCAGCCTATAGAAAAACATTGCTACAGCTGTTGCGAGAACGAAGATTTTATTAATAGGCTATTAGCAGTTAATAAGAATCAAGTGTTATTGGCTGGTATAGAGACACACATTTGTATATATCAAACGGCAGTTGACTTATTAAGTAAAAACTTTGATGTTGAAGTTGTTATCGATGCTGTATCTTCAAGAACTGAAGCCAATAAAAATGCTGGTATTGAAAAAATCGTTTCACTAGGAGCAAGCTTTACCACTGTTGAAATGGCATTGTTCGAACTTTTAAAAGTGTCTAAAGGAGATAAGTTTAAAGAACTGCTAAAGGTTATTAAGTAA
- a CDS encoding ferredoxin codes for MKVTVDQDLCISCGACIDICSEVFDWNDDGKAEAKTDSVSSELEDSVREASESCPTDAIPIS; via the coding sequence ATGAAAGTAACAGTAGACCAAGATTTATGTATTAGCTGCGGTGCATGCATAGACATATGTTCTGAGGTATTTGATTGGAACGACGATGGTAAAGCAGAAGCTAAAACTGACTCAGTATCTTCTGAATTGGAAGATAGTGTTAGAGAAGCATCAGAGTCCTGTCCAACAGATGCAATACCTATAAGCTAA
- a CDS encoding Flp family type IVb pilin, with protein MLNKFKGLLIEEEGQGMTEYGLVLGLIAVAVVGALALLREQIIEMYDGVVNIVTNRENTP; from the coding sequence ATGTTAAACAAATTTAAAGGATTATTAATTGAAGAAGAAGGTCAAGGGATGACGGAGTATGGTTTAGTTCTAGGTTTAATCGCAGTAGCAGTAGTAGGAGCATTGGCATTATTAAGAGAGCAAATCATTGAAATGTATGATGGAGTAGTTAATATTGTTACCAACCGTGAAAATACTCCTTAA
- a CDS encoding DUF192 domain-containing protein — MALVNQTTGVTIADDVQMATSFWSRLKGLMFTARLQEGNALYLSPCRSIHTFFMRYPIDVVYLDEKQQVIAVQHELKPNTIGSIHKHTRDIIELPVGVINKKKVDIGQILKLQTKK, encoded by the coding sequence TTGGCGTTAGTCAATCAAACCACAGGTGTCACGATAGCCGATGATGTACAGATGGCAACAAGCTTCTGGTCAAGGTTAAAGGGTTTAATGTTTACAGCTAGACTTCAAGAAGGTAATGCTTTATATCTTTCCCCCTGCCGATCGATACATACCTTCTTCATGAGATATCCAATAGATGTAGTTTATCTGGATGAAAAACAACAGGTAATAGCTGTACAGCATGAATTAAAACCTAACACAATTGGAAGTATTCACAAGCATACTAGAGACATCATAGAGCTTCCAGTAGGAGTCATTAACAAGAAAAAAGTTGATATTGGTCAGATATTAAAATTACAAACTAAAAAATAA
- a CDS encoding TadE/TadG family type IV pilus assembly protein: MLRKNEKGQSLVEMALLLPILIILLIGVIDFGRFLYTNMHLHLATQETVRLASLGANDQELQSFINSYTHVNNQEDLQMHISLNENQRVSGEYVTITLEYPMEIMTPFVSKIITFPLKIETKSTIRIE, encoded by the coding sequence ATGCTAAGGAAAAATGAAAAAGGGCAGTCCCTTGTAGAAATGGCTCTATTATTACCCATTTTAATTATACTACTGATTGGTGTAATAGATTTTGGAAGGTTTTTATATACAAACATGCATTTACACCTTGCTACCCAAGAAACAGTGAGATTAGCAAGCTTGGGTGCGAATGATCAGGAATTGCAATCATTTATCAATAGCTATACCCATGTAAATAATCAAGAAGATTTACAAATGCACATTTCACTAAATGAAAATCAACGGGTATCTGGTGAATATGTAACAATAACTTTAGAATATCCTATGGAAATTATGACTCCATTTGTTTCAAAGATAATAACATTTCCATTAAAGATAGAGACAAAATCCACTATTCGAATTGAATGA
- a CDS encoding DUF2935 domain-containing protein produces the protein MYSVTTPMLLNSIYEISFWSNIQYEHTIVFTETIDNIPEAQKNKLVAMRKEWKSIHEKAVEIRDKIGEKYQPYPESDWFDAVWKLVLEAEKLNKEFIELLIELGKLYPDNDTIQLLVHHVYEESGYFMRILATIKKLMSV, from the coding sequence GTGTACAGTGTTACTACGCCTATGTTATTAAATTCAATTTATGAAATATCATTTTGGTCTAACATCCAATATGAACACACAATTGTTTTCACTGAGACTATAGATAATATACCAGAAGCGCAGAAGAACAAGCTGGTCGCTATGAGAAAAGAATGGAAATCAATACATGAAAAAGCAGTTGAGATTAGAGACAAAATAGGAGAAAAATATCAACCCTATCCTGAATCAGATTGGTTCGATGCTGTATGGAAGTTAGTATTAGAAGCAGAAAAACTCAACAAAGAGTTTATTGAGCTATTAATTGAGTTGGGGAAACTATACCCAGACAACGATACTATTCAATTACTAGTCCATCATGTATATGAAGAGTCAGGGTATTTTATGCGCATACTTGCCACTATTAAAAAACTGATGAGCGTATAG